In a genomic window of Roseiflexus castenholzii DSM 13941:
- a CDS encoding carboxypeptidase M32: MHTPPQLTELKARLREIDDLEMAAALLNWDQTTYMPPGGAAARGRQLATLGRIIHEKRIDPAIGRLLDALRSYEESLPPDSPDAALIRVTRRDYERAMRVPAAFTAELYEHTAASYDVWSRARPANDFMAVLPYLERTLDLSRRFAEFFPGYEHIADPLIDMADYGMRAATIKQVFAELRQGLIPLVEQITVQPPVDDSCLRQFFPEAQQWAFGVEVITALGYDFSRGRQDKTLHPFMTKFSLNDVRITTRVDEYDLGSALFSTIHEAGHAMYEQGIAQAFEGTPLASGTSAGMHESQSRLWENIVGRSLPFWEYFYPRLQATFPDQLGNVPLETFYRAINKVQRSLIRTEADEVTYNLHVILRFDLELALLEGTLAVRDLPEAWRERYRSDLGVAPPDDRDGVLQDVHWYGGLIGGAFQGYTLGNIMSVQLFDAALRDHPDIPQQIGSGRFDTLREWMREHVYRHGRALDADDILRRATGRSLDVQPYLAYLWRKYG; encoded by the coding sequence ATGCATACGCCTCCTCAACTCACCGAACTCAAAGCGCGTCTCCGCGAGATCGACGATCTGGAGATGGCGGCTGCGCTCCTGAACTGGGATCAGACGACCTACATGCCTCCCGGTGGCGCCGCGGCTCGCGGTCGCCAACTGGCGACACTGGGGCGCATTATTCACGAGAAGCGGATCGATCCGGCGATTGGGCGTTTGCTCGATGCGCTGCGCTCCTACGAAGAGTCGCTCCCGCCTGATTCGCCCGATGCTGCGCTCATTCGGGTGACGCGACGCGACTATGAGCGCGCGATGCGCGTTCCCGCCGCGTTCACTGCTGAACTCTACGAGCACACCGCTGCCAGTTACGATGTCTGGTCGCGTGCGCGTCCGGCGAACGACTTTATGGCGGTTTTGCCCTATCTGGAGCGCACCCTTGATCTCAGCCGCCGCTTTGCGGAGTTCTTTCCCGGCTATGAGCACATTGCCGATCCGCTGATCGATATGGCGGATTATGGCATGCGCGCAGCAACGATCAAACAGGTCTTCGCGGAACTCCGCCAGGGGTTGATCCCGCTGGTCGAACAGATCACCGTCCAGCCGCCGGTCGATGACTCTTGCCTGCGCCAGTTCTTCCCCGAAGCGCAACAGTGGGCGTTTGGCGTTGAAGTCATCACGGCATTGGGGTACGACTTCAGCCGTGGAAGGCAGGATAAGACGTTGCACCCGTTTATGACGAAGTTCTCGCTGAACGATGTGCGCATCACCACGCGAGTCGATGAATATGACCTCGGTTCGGCGCTCTTCAGCACCATCCACGAAGCCGGGCACGCAATGTACGAGCAGGGTATTGCGCAGGCATTCGAGGGTACGCCGCTCGCGTCTGGCACATCCGCCGGCATGCACGAGAGTCAGTCGCGTTTGTGGGAGAATATCGTTGGGCGCAGCCTCCCCTTCTGGGAGTATTTCTATCCGCGCCTCCAGGCGACTTTTCCCGATCAGTTGGGAAACGTGCCGCTTGAAACGTTCTATCGGGCGATTAACAAAGTGCAGCGCTCCCTCATCCGCACTGAAGCCGATGAAGTGACCTACAACCTGCACGTCATTCTGCGTTTCGACCTGGAACTGGCATTGCTCGAAGGAACGCTCGCCGTGCGCGACCTGCCCGAAGCCTGGCGTGAACGCTATCGCAGCGATCTTGGCGTGGCGCCGCCGGACGACCGCGACGGTGTGTTGCAAGATGTTCACTGGTACGGTGGTCTCATCGGCGGCGCGTTTCAGGGATATACACTGGGGAATATTATGAGCGTGCAACTGTTCGATGCCGCGCTGCGCGACCATCCCGACATCCCGCAGCAGATTGGCAGCGGCAGGTTCGACACGCTCCGCGAATGGATGCGCGAACATGTCTACCGTCATGGGCGCGCCCTCGACGCCGACGACATCCTGCGACGCGCCACCGGCAGATCACTCGATGTGCAGCCGTATCTGGCATACCTGTGGCGCAAATACGGATGA
- a CDS encoding expansin EXLX1 family cellulose-binding protein has protein sequence MPLRILAFAGVCLLLAGIIPVVRAQNDTHTVYLPLVVRDAQYRTGEGTYYAADGTGNCMFDPSPHDLMVAAMNHIDYDNAALCGAFIEVIGPKGSVTVRIVDRCPECARGDVDMSPQAFERIADLSAGRVPIRWRIVSPNLAGPIAYRFKEGSNQWWTAVQIRNHRNPVARFEYLRADGQWQTVPRQMYNYFVASSGMGPGPYTFRVTDMYGNVLTDTDIPFVEGGVINGAAQFPPP, from the coding sequence ATGCCCCTTCGCATCCTTGCTTTCGCCGGCGTGTGCCTGCTCCTCGCCGGCATCATTCCTGTCGTCAGGGCGCAGAACGACACCCACACCGTGTACCTGCCGCTTGTTGTCCGTGATGCACAGTATCGCACCGGCGAAGGAACCTACTACGCCGCCGACGGCACGGGCAACTGCATGTTCGACCCGTCGCCGCACGACCTGATGGTTGCGGCAATGAACCACATCGACTACGACAACGCAGCGCTCTGTGGCGCCTTTATCGAGGTCATCGGACCGAAGGGAAGCGTGACGGTGCGCATCGTCGACCGTTGCCCGGAGTGCGCCCGAGGCGATGTCGATATGAGTCCACAGGCATTCGAGCGGATCGCCGATCTATCCGCCGGGCGCGTCCCCATCCGCTGGCGCATCGTCAGCCCCAACCTCGCCGGACCCATTGCGTATCGCTTCAAGGAAGGCAGCAATCAGTGGTGGACGGCAGTGCAGATCCGCAATCACCGCAATCCTGTCGCGCGGTTCGAGTATTTGCGCGCCGACGGCCAGTGGCAAACCGTGCCACGCCAGATGTACAACTACTTCGTGGCGAGCAGCGGCATGGGACCGGGACCCTACACCTTTCGCGTCACTGACATGTACGGCAACGTGCTGACCGACACGGACATCCCCTTCGTTGAAGGCGGCGTGATCAACGGCGCAGCGCAGTTTCCGCCGCCCTGA
- a CDS encoding 2-oxoacid:acceptor oxidoreductase subunit alpha, giving the protein MIQMPDTEIQPRPLDRPASEPIVNDFSIVAATVNGSGSQTANNVLMRAIFKMGVPVSGKNLFPSNIQGLPTWFTIRVSKDGYTARRETTEILVAFNQRTADEDLASLVPGGVCVHPNDITFTNPRSDVSFYPLPVRDLVKQSGVDAKLRDYIANMVYVGALAELLSIDMNEIKAALERHFKGKAKPVSLNYGVVVAAAEWVRANLPKTDRFQVAPMDKTQGLILVDGNTAAAFGALMGGMTVCAWYPITPSTSLVDAMTELAPILRADPETNTTTYAIIQTEDEIAAAGIVVGAGWAGARAMTATSGPGLSLMNEFVSLAYFAEVPCVIWDVQRMGPSTGLPTRTSQGDVLSAYYMGHGDTHHVILFPGSMIECFEFGYLAFDLAERLQTPVLVLSDLDLGMNNWMSEPFTYPDRPLDRGKVLSADELEKFKDWGRYKDIDGDGIPYRTLPGNPNPRAAYLARGTGHNEYAIYSERPQDWQRNLDRLTRKHNTARTLVPKPVVQEAEDATIGIVAYGSTDPAVREACDMLRARGITASYLRIRALPLEATLTDFLAKYERVYVVELNQDGQMAQLVQLHAPEYAARIRPIHICNGLPMSAQFVVDSIVSAEHPVT; this is encoded by the coding sequence ATGATACAAATGCCCGACACTGAAATCCAGCCACGTCCGCTTGATCGCCCGGCATCCGAACCTATCGTGAACGACTTTTCGATCGTCGCAGCGACGGTCAACGGTTCGGGCAGCCAGACGGCGAACAATGTGCTGATGCGCGCCATCTTCAAGATGGGTGTGCCGGTCAGCGGCAAGAACCTCTTTCCATCGAACATTCAAGGGCTGCCGACCTGGTTCACCATTCGCGTCAGCAAAGATGGCTACACAGCCCGGCGTGAGACGACCGAAATCCTGGTTGCCTTCAATCAGCGCACTGCCGATGAGGACCTGGCATCGCTCGTTCCCGGCGGCGTCTGCGTTCATCCGAACGATATTACTTTCACCAATCCGCGTTCCGATGTTTCGTTCTATCCGCTGCCGGTGCGCGACCTGGTCAAACAATCCGGTGTGGATGCAAAACTGCGTGATTACATCGCCAATATGGTCTATGTCGGCGCTTTGGCGGAACTGCTGAGCATCGACATGAACGAGATCAAAGCGGCGCTCGAACGCCATTTCAAAGGCAAAGCCAAACCGGTCAGTCTGAATTATGGCGTTGTAGTTGCGGCTGCCGAATGGGTGCGCGCCAACCTGCCGAAGACCGATCGGTTCCAGGTAGCGCCGATGGACAAAACGCAAGGTCTGATCCTGGTCGATGGGAATACTGCCGCAGCATTCGGCGCACTGATGGGGGGAATGACCGTGTGCGCCTGGTACCCGATCACTCCCTCGACTAGCCTGGTTGATGCCATGACCGAACTAGCGCCAATCCTGCGCGCCGATCCTGAGACGAATACAACGACCTATGCCATTATCCAGACGGAGGACGAAATCGCGGCTGCCGGGATCGTGGTCGGTGCGGGATGGGCAGGCGCGCGCGCGATGACCGCCACCTCCGGTCCGGGTCTATCGCTTATGAATGAGTTCGTGAGCCTGGCATACTTTGCCGAGGTTCCCTGTGTCATCTGGGATGTGCAGCGCATGGGACCGAGCACCGGTCTGCCGACCCGCACCTCGCAGGGCGATGTTCTGTCTGCCTACTACATGGGGCATGGCGATACCCATCATGTCATCCTGTTCCCCGGCAGCATGATCGAGTGCTTCGAGTTTGGCTATCTGGCGTTCGACCTGGCGGAGCGCTTGCAGACTCCGGTGTTGGTGTTGAGCGATCTCGATCTGGGTATGAACAACTGGATGTCCGAGCCGTTCACCTATCCCGATAGACCGCTTGACCGCGGCAAGGTGCTGAGCGCTGATGAGTTGGAGAAATTCAAGGATTGGGGACGCTACAAGGATATCGACGGCGATGGGATCCCCTATCGCACGTTGCCGGGCAATCCCAACCCGCGCGCGGCATACCTGGCGCGTGGCACCGGGCACAATGAATACGCGATCTATAGCGAACGCCCACAGGACTGGCAGAGAAATCTGGATCGCCTGACGCGCAAGCACAACACGGCGCGCACCCTTGTGCCAAAGCCGGTGGTGCAGGAAGCCGAAGACGCAACCATCGGAATTGTCGCCTATGGCTCGACCGACCCGGCGGTGCGCGAGGCATGCGATATGCTGCGCGCACGGGGTATTACGGCAAGTTATTTGCGCATTCGCGCGCTGCCGCTGGAAGCGACACTGACCGACTTCCTGGCGAAGTATGAGCGGGTGTATGTCGTGGAATTAAACCAGGATGGTCAGATGGCGCAACTGGTGCAGTTGCACGCGCCGGAGTACGCAGCGCGCATTCGCCCGATCCATATCTGCAATGGTTTGCCGATGAGCGCACAATTCGTGGTGGACTCGATTGTGAGCGCCGAGCATCCCGTAACGTGA
- a CDS encoding 2-oxoacid:ferredoxin oxidoreductase subunit beta, with the protein MTVETKTNGKPNVNRIGLTSQDYRGGETTLCQGCGHNSITSQIIAAAFELSLAPHQVIKMSGIGCSSKTPAYFMSRSHGFNTLHGRMPSVTTGAVLANRTLLAIGISGDGDTGSIGLGQFKHMVRRNVPVVYIVENNGVYGLTKGQFSATADVGQTLKYAGTNVLPPIDICIEALAADCGFVARSFAGDAKQVRELLKAAMSFHGTAVIDIISPCVTFNNHHDSTKSYDYGKAHEERLQDIQFIPRFDEVHVEYEEGGERYVQLHDGPMIKLRKLGRDYDPTNRWQAIELLERARQNHEFITGLLYINTQRQTLHEVMHLTDTPLAYLPEDRLRPSRERFEQAMQEFV; encoded by the coding sequence ATGACGGTCGAAACCAAAACCAACGGCAAGCCGAATGTCAATAGAATCGGACTGACAAGCCAGGATTATCGCGGCGGAGAGACGACACTCTGCCAGGGGTGCGGGCACAACTCGATCACGAGCCAGATTATCGCCGCAGCCTTCGAGTTGTCGCTTGCGCCGCATCAGGTCATCAAGATGAGCGGGATTGGCTGCTCGTCCAAGACGCCTGCCTATTTCATGAGTCGCTCGCACGGCTTCAACACGCTCCACGGGCGCATGCCCTCCGTGACGACCGGCGCTGTGCTGGCGAATCGCACCCTGCTGGCAATCGGCATCAGCGGCGACGGCGACACCGGCAGCATCGGGTTGGGGCAGTTCAAACATATGGTGCGCCGTAATGTGCCGGTGGTCTATATCGTCGAAAACAACGGCGTCTACGGGTTGACGAAGGGGCAGTTCTCGGCAACCGCCGATGTCGGTCAGACGCTAAAGTACGCCGGAACGAATGTCCTGCCGCCGATCGACATCTGTATCGAGGCGCTGGCTGCCGATTGCGGCTTCGTTGCGCGCTCCTTCGCCGGTGATGCAAAGCAGGTGCGCGAATTGCTCAAGGCGGCGATGTCGTTCCACGGCACGGCAGTGATCGATATTATCAGCCCATGTGTGACGTTCAACAACCACCACGACTCGACCAAAAGCTACGATTACGGCAAAGCCCACGAAGAGCGTCTTCAGGATATTCAGTTCATCCCGCGCTTCGATGAGGTCCACGTCGAGTACGAGGAAGGCGGTGAACGCTACGTTCAGTTGCACGATGGTCCTATGATCAAACTGCGTAAACTGGGGCGCGATTACGATCCAACGAACCGGTGGCAGGCGATTGAACTCCTGGAACGGGCGCGCCAGAACCACGAGTTTATTACCGGGCTGCTCTACATCAATACGCAGCGTCAGACGCTGCACGAAGTCATGCACCTGACCGATACGCCGCTTGCGTACCTGCCGGAAGACCGGTTGCGCCCATCGCGCGAACGTTTCGAGCAGGCGATGCAGGAGTTCGTGTAA
- a CDS encoding ArsR/SmtB family transcription factor, protein MALHDLIERERGTRCCADGAAPSLSLAEAQQVSDDFQILGHPVRLLILDVLARHAGKVCVCDLEAAVPVKQPTVSHHLRLLREAGLVDAERHGPWMYYFIRHEALEALRARITRMLALVDA, encoded by the coding sequence ATGGCGCTTCATGATCTGATTGAGCGAGAGCGTGGAACCCGCTGCTGCGCTGATGGCGCCGCTCCTTCGTTGAGTCTGGCAGAGGCGCAACAGGTGAGTGATGACTTTCAGATTCTCGGGCACCCGGTGCGCCTCCTGATCCTGGATGTGCTGGCGCGACATGCCGGGAAGGTGTGTGTGTGCGATCTCGAAGCGGCTGTGCCGGTCAAGCAACCGACGGTTTCGCACCACCTGCGCCTGTTGCGCGAAGCCGGTCTGGTCGATGCCGAGCGCCACGGTCCGTGGATGTACTACTTCATTCGTCATGAGGCGCTGGAAGCGTTGCGTGCCCGTATAACGCGCATGCTGGCGTTGGTGGACGCATGA
- the arsN2 gene encoding arsenic resistance N-acetyltransferase ArsN2 codes for MNITPFTPDDWLLLLDLLKRVGLPRDGLEAHRECTLVIRDGPTIIGCAAIECYGGAGLLRSVAVDAAHRGRGVGEALVRAAIELAQRRGLHTLYLLTTSAADYFARFGFRAVSRDDVALAVRQSVEFNDVCPASAVVMQLDVQAGESLDDSSLLIIGNDQRPGA; via the coding sequence ATGAACATCACACCGTTCACGCCTGATGACTGGCTCTTGCTGCTCGATCTGCTCAAGCGTGTGGGGTTGCCGCGCGATGGGCTGGAAGCGCATCGGGAATGCACGCTTGTGATTCGTGATGGTCCGACGATCATCGGATGCGCTGCAATCGAGTGCTACGGCGGCGCCGGGTTGCTCCGTTCGGTGGCAGTTGATGCGGCGCATCGCGGGCGTGGCGTCGGCGAGGCGTTGGTGCGCGCAGCCATCGAATTGGCGCAGCGGCGAGGCTTGCACACCCTCTATCTGCTGACGACCAGTGCAGCAGACTATTTTGCGCGTTTCGGCTTTCGCGCCGTATCGAGAGATGATGTTGCTCTTGCGGTGCGACAATCGGTGGAGTTCAATGATGTGTGTCCGGCAAGTGCGGTTGTAATGCAACTCGATGTGCAGGCAGGAGAGAGCCTCGATGACTCATCACTTCTCATCATCGGAAACGATCAAAGACCAGGTGCGTGA
- the arsM gene encoding arsenite methyltransferase, with the protein MTHHFSSSETIKDQVRDHYAQRIQSGTCCGPSSGWCDNSTPTEIALYGAETVAALPQGLTSFGCGNPVALASLRMGEVVLDLGSGGGLDVLLAAQRVGATGYVYGLDMTDEMLSVARRNAERAEATNVEFLKGDIERIPLPSNTVDVIISNCVINLTPDKALALGEAFRVLKPGGRLAISDIVIDGDLSRFPVTEGQIRAALSWTGCIAGALTIEEYRTLLSDAGFTDSAVTVQHRYTIDDLPSDAPLDLATIPADVLNGLAGCFTSSAITARKPE; encoded by the coding sequence ATGACTCATCACTTCTCATCATCGGAAACGATCAAAGACCAGGTGCGTGATCACTACGCCCAGCGCATTCAATCCGGCACGTGTTGTGGTCCGTCGTCTGGATGGTGTGACAACAGCACACCGACCGAGATTGCGCTCTACGGCGCCGAGACGGTTGCAGCATTGCCCCAGGGGTTGACCTCGTTTGGCTGTGGCAACCCGGTTGCGCTGGCATCGCTGCGCATGGGCGAGGTGGTGCTCGACCTGGGATCGGGCGGCGGGCTTGACGTGCTCCTGGCAGCGCAGCGTGTCGGCGCCACGGGGTATGTCTACGGTCTCGACATGACCGATGAGATGCTGTCAGTGGCGCGTCGCAATGCGGAAAGGGCAGAAGCGACCAATGTCGAGTTCCTCAAGGGTGATATCGAGCGCATTCCGCTCCCCTCGAATACGGTCGATGTCATCATTTCCAATTGCGTGATCAATCTCACGCCGGACAAAGCGCTCGCCCTGGGCGAAGCGTTCCGTGTCCTCAAACCGGGCGGACGGCTGGCGATTTCCGATATTGTGATCGATGGCGATCTGAGCCGGTTTCCCGTCACCGAGGGACAGATCCGCGCGGCGCTGAGTTGGACGGGGTGCATCGCCGGCGCATTGACGATAGAGGAGTATCGTACATTGCTCAGCGATGCCGGATTTACCGATAGTGCCGTGACGGTACAGCACCGTTACACAATCGACGATTTACCTTCCGATGCGCCTCTCGATCTGGCAACGATCCCGGCGGATGTGCTGAATGGTCTGGCAGGATGTTTTACGAGCAGCGCAATCACCGCGCGAAAGCCGGAGTGA
- the arsJ gene encoding organoarsenical effux MFS transporter ArsJ produces the protein MATADIAAPRTTSNDLRNYILVTGAYWADTITDGAIRMLVLFYFYQLGYSPFQVAMLFLFYEIFGIVTNLFGGYLAARMGLKSTLFSGLGVQFVALSMLALPDSAWLTVPYVMAAQALSGIAKDLTKMSSKSAVKLIVAEDAQSTLFKWVAILTGSKNALKGVGFFVGGLLLYLVGFRVAIFILAGLVITALIVTATLMRGDLGKANKKAKFRQMFSHNRAVNVLAAARIFLFASRDVWFVVGLPVFLYTALGWNFWQVGGFLAIWVIGYGFVQASAPEVIKRRMKVDEAGIAHGSVPDGQTAMWLAFVLATFPAGIAVALAGGVDPALVVVAGLIAFGIIFAMNSSVHSYLILAYTESDKAAMGVGFYYMANAMGRLAGTVLSGAVYQIWGLVGCLWFAVAFVLAAGVISVALPRRAAGAPVVVAFGDGGD, from the coding sequence GTGGCAACCGCAGATATTGCAGCGCCGCGAACGACATCGAACGATCTACGCAACTATATCCTGGTGACCGGCGCTTATTGGGCGGATACAATCACCGATGGCGCAATCCGTATGCTGGTGCTGTTCTACTTCTACCAGCTTGGCTATTCGCCATTTCAGGTGGCGATGCTGTTCCTGTTCTACGAAATCTTCGGCATCGTCACGAATCTATTCGGCGGCTATCTGGCGGCGCGCATGGGCCTGAAGAGCACCCTCTTCTCCGGTCTCGGCGTTCAGTTCGTGGCGCTGAGCATGCTGGCGCTCCCCGACTCCGCCTGGCTCACCGTGCCTTATGTCATGGCTGCACAGGCGCTCTCCGGCATTGCCAAAGACCTGACAAAAATGAGCAGCAAGAGCGCTGTCAAACTGATTGTCGCCGAAGATGCACAATCCACGCTTTTCAAATGGGTGGCGATCCTGACCGGCTCGAAGAATGCGCTGAAAGGCGTTGGGTTCTTCGTTGGCGGCCTGTTACTCTACCTGGTCGGGTTCCGCGTCGCAATCTTCATCCTGGCGGGGCTGGTCATCACGGCGCTGATCGTCACGGCGACCCTGATGCGCGGCGATCTTGGCAAGGCGAACAAGAAGGCGAAGTTCCGCCAGATGTTCTCGCACAATCGCGCCGTCAATGTTCTGGCGGCGGCGCGCATCTTTCTGTTCGCTTCCCGCGATGTCTGGTTCGTCGTTGGTCTGCCGGTCTTCCTCTACACGGCGCTGGGATGGAATTTCTGGCAGGTCGGTGGGTTCCTGGCGATTTGGGTCATCGGCTACGGGTTTGTGCAGGCATCAGCGCCGGAAGTCATCAAACGCCGGATGAAGGTCGATGAAGCGGGTATTGCGCATGGCAGCGTCCCGGATGGACAGACAGCGATGTGGCTGGCGTTCGTGCTAGCGACGTTCCCGGCCGGCATCGCAGTGGCGCTCGCTGGCGGCGTCGATCCGGCACTGGTCGTCGTCGCCGGATTGATCGCGTTCGGCATCATCTTCGCCATGAACTCATCGGTGCACTCCTACCTCATCCTTGCTTATACAGAGAGCGACAAAGCGGCAATGGGGGTCGGGTTCTACTACATGGCGAACGCCATGGGACGACTGGCGGGCACCGTGCTCTCCGGCGCCGTCTACCAGATTTGGGGATTGGTCGGGTGCCTCTGGTTCGCCGTCGCCTTTGTGCTGGCAGCCGGGGTCATCTCGGTGGCGCTGCCACGACGCGCGGCTGGCGCACCGGTGGTTGTCGCATTTGGCGACGGCGGGGATTAG
- a CDS encoding ArsJ-associated glyceraldehyde-3-phosphate dehydrogenase, which produces MSVRIGINGFGRIGRLALRAMWGWPDISVAHINEIGGPVETAAHLLEFDSVHGRWQRDIQAENGRLIVDGVPIGYSSVKEPGAVPWRAAGVDIVLEATGKFRTRETLQAYFDAGVRKVIVAAPVKEGALNIVMGVNDHWYNPDEHHILTAASCTTNCLAPVVKVIHEGIGIVHGMITTIHDMTNTQSILDTPHKDLRRARASSLSLIPTTTGSATAIGLIFPELLGKLDGIAVRVPLLNASLTDCVFEVQRPTTVAEVNALLRAAADGPLAGILGYEHRPLVSVDFKDDPRSAIIDGPSTMVTNGTQVKIFAWYDNEWGYANRYVELARKVALALT; this is translated from the coding sequence ATGAGTGTGCGAATTGGCATCAACGGATTTGGACGGATCGGACGCCTGGCGTTGCGCGCCATGTGGGGCTGGCCCGACATCTCTGTCGCGCACATCAACGAGATCGGCGGTCCGGTCGAAACCGCTGCGCACCTGCTGGAGTTCGACTCGGTTCACGGGCGCTGGCAGCGCGATATTCAGGCCGAAAACGGGCGCCTGATCGTCGATGGTGTGCCAATTGGCTACAGCAGCGTGAAGGAGCCGGGCGCCGTTCCCTGGCGCGCCGCCGGGGTCGACATTGTGCTCGAAGCCACCGGCAAGTTCCGCACCCGTGAGACGTTGCAGGCGTATTTCGATGCGGGTGTGCGCAAGGTGATCGTCGCCGCGCCTGTCAAAGAGGGCGCGCTCAATATTGTCATGGGTGTGAACGACCACTGGTACAACCCTGACGAACACCATATCCTCACCGCCGCGTCCTGTACTACCAACTGTCTGGCGCCGGTCGTTAAGGTCATCCACGAGGGGATCGGGATTGTGCATGGAATGATTACGACCATTCACGATATGACCAACACCCAGAGCATTCTCGATACACCCCACAAAGACCTGCGCCGGGCGCGCGCGTCCAGTCTGTCGCTGATTCCAACAACGACCGGCTCGGCAACCGCCATCGGGTTGATCTTCCCTGAATTGCTCGGAAAACTCGATGGCATCGCCGTGCGGGTGCCATTGCTGAATGCGTCGCTCACCGATTGTGTCTTCGAGGTGCAGCGCCCGACGACCGTCGCCGAGGTGAATGCGCTGCTCCGCGCCGCCGCCGATGGTCCGCTGGCGGGCATCCTGGGGTATGAACATCGTCCGCTCGTCTCGGTCGATTTCAAGGACGATCCACGCTCGGCGATCATCGACGGACCTTCGACAATGGTCACAAATGGCACACAGGTGAAGATTTTCGCCTGGTACGACAACGAATGGGGCTACGCAAACCGGTACGTCGAACTGGCGCGGAAGGTGGCGCTGGCGCTTACGTGA
- a CDS encoding arsenate reductase/protein-tyrosine-phosphatase family protein: MTIHDAVAFFRVLADPTRCAILVRLARSDERPTELSNALKQPLETIAAALADLESAGLITSRPSDAGGERYYHLDLERLQQRYAQAGGTIHPALAQAIAGIEEESAPRPKARVLFLCTHNSARSQMAEGLMRAFSHGSIEVFSAGSEPGPVHPLAVETMEAMRIDIRNQRSKHYEEFIGQHFDYVITVCDRARETCPVFPGLKESIHWSIPDPTTVEDETEQRRAFHQAATQLANRIRYLQILIERGQNTQSVRR; this comes from the coding sequence ATGACGATACACGACGCGGTCGCCTTCTTCCGTGTACTCGCCGACCCGACGCGCTGCGCCATTCTTGTGCGCCTGGCGCGGAGCGATGAGCGCCCAACCGAACTGAGCAATGCTCTCAAACAGCCACTCGAAACCATCGCTGCCGCGCTCGCCGACCTGGAGTCTGCCGGACTCATCACCTCGCGCCCCAGCGATGCTGGCGGCGAACGTTACTACCACCTCGATCTGGAACGATTGCAGCAGCGATATGCGCAGGCAGGCGGAACGATCCATCCAGCGCTTGCGCAGGCTATCGCCGGGATCGAAGAGGAGAGCGCTCCGCGCCCCAAAGCGCGCGTTCTGTTTCTCTGCACGCACAACAGCGCGCGCTCGCAAATGGCGGAAGGGCTGATGCGCGCTTTCAGTCACGGCTCGATTGAGGTGTTCAGCGCCGGCAGCGAGCCCGGTCCGGTGCATCCTCTGGCAGTCGAGACGATGGAGGCGATGCGCATCGACATTCGCAACCAGCGATCCAAGCACTACGAGGAGTTCATCGGTCAACACTTCGATTATGTCATTACGGTTTGTGACCGCGCACGCGAGACGTGTCCCGTCTTTCCGGGCTTGAAGGAGTCCATTCACTGGAGCATTCCCGATCCGACAACCGTTGAGGACGAGACGGAACAGCGTCGCGCCTTCCACCAGGCTGCCACACAACTGGCAAATCGTATTCGGTACCTCCAGATATTGATTGAGCGTGGCCAGAACACCCAATCGGTCAGACGTTGA